In one Anaerolineales bacterium genomic region, the following are encoded:
- a CDS encoding lysophospholipid acyltransferase family protein: MTSKNSNFKLAAVNLAFKALTGLLCRICTESLERIPAQGPLIIVANHVNFIDLPVMYPRVYPRTVTGFAKLETWENPLMAVLFDILEAIPIRRGEVDITALRKALHVLEQGKIIAIAPEGTRSGDGRLRHAKPGVIMLALKSGAPLLPVVYYGGEKLRENMRRLRRTAIHIAVGEPFRLDPHGKRITHDVREKMVDEIMYQLAELLPADYRGYYKNLTSKSEDFLRFL, translated from the coding sequence ATGACTTCCAAGAACTCGAATTTCAAACTTGCGGCAGTTAACCTGGCTTTCAAGGCGCTCACGGGCCTGCTCTGCCGGATCTGTACAGAGTCGCTGGAGCGTATCCCTGCGCAGGGCCCGTTGATCATTGTCGCCAACCACGTTAATTTCATTGACCTTCCCGTCATGTACCCGCGCGTCTACCCTCGAACGGTTACGGGATTTGCGAAATTGGAAACCTGGGAAAATCCACTCATGGCCGTTTTATTCGATATTCTCGAGGCGATTCCGATCCGCAGGGGTGAGGTCGACATCACGGCCTTGCGTAAAGCGCTTCACGTCCTCGAGCAGGGCAAGATCATCGCCATTGCGCCGGAGGGTACGCGCAGTGGTGACGGCAGACTTCGGCACGCTAAACCCGGAGTGATAATGCTGGCGTTGAAAAGCGGCGCGCCGCTTCTGCCAGTCGTTTATTATGGGGGAGAGAAACTGCGGGAGAACATGCGCCGCTTGCGACGAACGGCGATCCACATCGCCGTTGGTGAGCCTTTTCGTCTCGATCCCCACGGCAAGCGGATCACGCATGACGTACGCGAAAAAATGGTCGACGAGATCATGTATCAACTGGCCGAATTGCTTCCTGCGGATTACCGCGGCTACTATAAAAACCTAACGTCCAAATCAGAGGATTTCCTTCGTTTTCTGTAA